One region of Streptomyces subrutilus genomic DNA includes:
- a CDS encoding Crp/Fnr family transcriptional regulator, producing the protein MSTPSPVRMAAVLSTEHRGLLMSQAREVNFPEGARIFDEGTRAESFWIVRSGTVTLQIPVAGRRPPAPVENLGPGELVGWSWLFPPYAWQLSAEAMTPVRAYEFDGARVRMLMDADPAFGSAIGHWVGRVLALRLHQTRTRLLDLYAPRASAS; encoded by the coding sequence GCACACCTTCCCCCGTCCGGATGGCTGCCGTGCTGTCCACCGAGCATCGCGGCCTGCTGATGTCCCAGGCCCGCGAGGTCAATTTTCCCGAGGGTGCGCGGATCTTCGACGAGGGCACCCGGGCGGAGTCTTTCTGGATCGTGCGCTCCGGCACGGTGACCCTGCAGATCCCGGTGGCCGGCCGGCGCCCGCCCGCGCCGGTGGAGAACCTCGGTCCCGGTGAGCTGGTGGGCTGGTCCTGGCTGTTCCCTCCGTACGCGTGGCAGCTGAGCGCCGAGGCCATGACGCCGGTGCGCGCGTACGAGTTCGACGGCGCGAGGGTGCGGATGCTCATGGACGCCGATCCCGCCTTCGGGTCCGCGATCGGCCACTGGGTCGGGCGGGTCCTGGCTCTGCGGCTGCACCAGACCCGCACCCGGCTCCTCGACCTGTACGCGCCGCGCGCCTCGGCGAGCTGA
- a CDS encoding SSI family serine proteinase inhibitor, with protein sequence MRSITRGLGLGSAAMALTALTALAWPGSAGAAPSGTESLYAPSALVLGLTAGDDTATGTVLRAVTLVCAPTPGGTHPDPAAACAELRSNAPALDALAAPEPGTACTKEWNPMTVTADGVWQGSRLNYAYTFGNPCGMRNTSGALFDF encoded by the coding sequence ATGCGGTCCATCACCAGGGGTCTCGGGCTCGGTTCCGCCGCCATGGCGCTCACCGCGCTCACCGCGCTGGCCTGGCCAGGGTCGGCCGGAGCCGCCCCCTCCGGCACGGAAAGCCTGTATGCCCCGTCCGCGCTCGTCCTCGGGTTGACCGCCGGGGACGACACCGCGACCGGCACCGTGCTGCGCGCGGTGACGCTGGTGTGCGCACCGACACCGGGAGGGACGCACCCCGACCCGGCCGCCGCCTGTGCCGAGTTACGGTCGAACGCCCCGGCACTCGACGCCCTCGCGGCGCCCGAGCCCGGCACCGCGTGCACCAAGGAGTGGAACCCCATGACGGTGACGGCCGACGGGGTGTGGCAGGGCAGCCGGCTGAACTACGCCTACACCTTCGGCAACCCGTGCGGCATGCGCAACACCAGCGGCGCGCTGTTCGACTTCTGA
- a CDS encoding GNAT family N-acetyltransferase: protein MTGFQITGASAADMEMIRGWADEEGWNPGDSDRFAFAVADPEGFLVGRLDGEPAACVSAVRYGAGFGFIGFYIARPAFRGQGYGIRLWDAAMKRLEGRLVGLDGVVEQQENYRRSGFRHAWNNVRHEGAPRGGAPGAGGVELVDAASLPFGQLAAYDRRFFPEARDAFLSAWTGLPGRTALAAVRDGRIEGVGVVRPSSGAARVGPLYAATPEVAAALLCGLAEHAPGGLVSVDVPDANPRAAPLLASLGLVPVFETARMYTGPAPALELAGLYGVTSLELG from the coding sequence ATGACTGGATTCCAGATCACCGGCGCGAGCGCCGCAGACATGGAGATGATCCGGGGCTGGGCCGACGAAGAGGGCTGGAACCCGGGGGACTCGGACCGGTTCGCCTTCGCGGTCGCCGATCCGGAGGGCTTCCTCGTCGGCCGGCTCGACGGCGAACCGGCGGCCTGTGTCTCCGCGGTCCGGTACGGCGCCGGCTTCGGCTTCATCGGCTTCTACATCGCCCGTCCCGCCTTCCGCGGCCAGGGCTACGGCATCCGGCTGTGGGACGCGGCGATGAAGCGGCTCGAGGGGCGGCTCGTCGGCCTGGACGGGGTGGTCGAGCAGCAGGAGAACTACCGCAGGTCCGGCTTCCGCCACGCCTGGAACAACGTCCGCCACGAAGGCGCTCCGCGGGGCGGGGCGCCGGGCGCCGGGGGCGTGGAGCTGGTGGACGCGGCCTCGCTGCCCTTCGGCCAACTCGCCGCCTACGACCGTCGGTTCTTCCCCGAGGCCCGCGACGCCTTCCTCTCCGCGTGGACCGGGCTGCCCGGCCGGACGGCACTGGCCGCCGTCCGCGACGGCCGGATCGAGGGCGTCGGCGTGGTCCGGCCGTCCAGCGGAGCCGCCCGGGTCGGCCCGCTCTACGCGGCGACCCCCGAGGTGGCGGCCGCCCTGCTGTGCGGGCTCGCGGAGCACGCGCCCGGCGGGTTGGTGTCCGTGGACGTCCCGGACGCCAACCCGCGGGCCGCCCCGCTGCTCGCGAGCCTCGGGCTGGTCCCGGTCTTCGAGACCGCCCGGATGTACACCGGCCCGGCGCCCGCACTCGAACTGGCCGGCCTCTACGGGGTCACCAGCCTCGAACTGGGCTGA
- a CDS encoding SIR2 family NAD-dependent protein deacylase gives MGKPLVAVFSGAGMSTDSGIPDYRGPQGLWRREPDAEKLVTYEYYMADPEIRRRSWLMRAELGAPGPRPNAAHLAVAELERGGTPVRVITQNVDGLHQLAGMPARKVFELHGTARSVVCTACRARTPMDEALARVAAGEPDPACLACGGILKAATVMFGERLDPGVLGQAMAVAKGCEVFIAVGSTLQVQPAASLAGMAAEAGARLIIVNAEETPYDSLADEIVREPIGSALPRLLARIAG, from the coding sequence ATGGGGAAACCGCTCGTCGCAGTGTTCAGTGGGGCCGGGATGTCCACCGATTCCGGGATTCCGGACTACCGGGGGCCGCAGGGGCTGTGGAGGCGCGAGCCCGACGCCGAGAAGCTCGTGACGTACGAGTACTACATGGCCGACCCCGAGATCCGGCGCCGGTCCTGGCTGATGCGCGCCGAGCTCGGCGCGCCAGGGCCCCGGCCCAACGCCGCGCACCTCGCCGTGGCGGAGCTGGAGCGCGGCGGGACCCCGGTGCGGGTCATCACGCAGAACGTGGACGGGCTGCACCAGCTCGCCGGGATGCCCGCCCGCAAGGTGTTCGAGCTGCACGGCACGGCTCGGTCGGTGGTGTGCACGGCCTGCCGCGCCCGGACCCCGATGGACGAGGCGCTGGCCCGGGTCGCCGCCGGGGAGCCGGACCCCGCCTGCCTGGCGTGCGGCGGCATCCTCAAGGCGGCGACGGTGATGTTCGGCGAGCGGCTCGACCCCGGGGTGCTGGGCCAGGCGATGGCCGTGGCCAAAGGCTGCGAGGTCTTCATCGCCGTCGGGTCCACCCTCCAGGTGCAGCCCGCGGCCTCGCTGGCCGGCATGGCGGCGGAAGCCGGGGCCCGGCTGATCATCGTGAACGCCGAGGAGACCCCGTACGACTCACTCGCCGACGAGATCGTCCGCGAACCGATCGGCAGCGCCCTGCCCCGGCTCCTGGCCCGGATCGCCGGCTAG
- a CDS encoding VOC family protein, with the protein MSSSGFTTCLWFDGRAEEAADYYLSVFKDGTIGRIGRYTDAGPGEPGSVMVVEFEINGQKFIGLNGGPQFTFSEAISFQIHCADEAEADYYHAELTKDGGEESDCGWVKDRFGLSWQVIPPGAIDLIGDHDPERAARATAAMLKMKKLDVAEMRRAADGFSG; encoded by the coding sequence ATGAGCAGCAGCGGATTCACCACGTGCCTCTGGTTCGACGGCAGGGCGGAGGAGGCCGCCGACTACTACCTGTCCGTGTTCAAGGACGGCACGATCGGCCGGATCGGCCGGTACACGGACGCGGGCCCCGGGGAGCCCGGGTCGGTGATGGTGGTCGAGTTCGAGATCAACGGGCAGAAGTTCATCGGCCTCAACGGCGGCCCGCAGTTCACCTTCTCGGAGGCGATCTCCTTCCAGATCCACTGCGCCGACGAGGCGGAGGCGGACTACTACCACGCCGAGCTGACCAAGGACGGTGGCGAGGAGTCCGACTGCGGCTGGGTCAAGGACAGGTTCGGGCTGTCCTGGCAGGTCATCCCGCCGGGCGCCATCGACCTGATCGGCGACCACGACCCGGAGCGGGCCGCCCGGGCCACGGCCGCCATGCTGAAGATGAAGAAGCTGGACGTGGCGGAGATGCGGCGGGCGGCCGACGGGTTCTCCGGCTAG
- a CDS encoding bifunctional glycosyltransferase/CDP-glycerol:glycerophosphate glycerophosphotransferase, with translation MPPRLSIVVPVYNVELYLDECLESIAAQTFEDFEAVLVDDGSTDTSAVIAKAFAARDKRFRVVMQENAGLGAARNAGARHIHPDSEYLAFVDSDDTMPDYAYQRMIEALDETGSDFAGGNVKRFRSVGMQQSWGHRAAFAKTQLKTHISKFPALVTDRTAWNKVYRRTFWDEHGFQYPEGILYEDAPVSIPAHYFASSVDILSDCVYHWRVRETGERSITQRSTDPVSLIDRVKSVRLVRESLKAKQGAKYVRYLRDYDYNVLSEELPLIYKYVGEGGPDFRAAFVKEVGGLVREIGTAPWSDLTVADRLKAFLASEGRVEDFIALQNHQRDYHYSVPVKGIARPQADYPFLQGRPPVPAKILTLGPRERRVVSRLEQAAWADGKLLLRGYALPGHLGAESRLGSRKMLIFREGGKRRRSVVSARTVASPMATVKAPHLALRHADWAGFTAVVDPSIFQSGGKWHEGIWTTSVAVTGAGGLHRARLRGGEHDTGHNPPAHWVAPDVRVLPTVTSSLTIQVEIVRARALDVRPAGDDAVEIIGELAAAVGAGATLRAVHVSTETALSFPLETGAPVSGRTPFTARVPLAGLAAVPDAPCEPGEWTPEPWSLSVIGADGTEHRLAHDERGGFAGLVLPLPGGTADRALFAKRGTTGHLTLSVQPSPPLIDAVEAKDGTVSLRGRFVAPVDEPYEFVLHNAHGMEFSYPVTRDGDTFRTTFEPVLPEAYAGRTTLPEGRWWPTLRPAAQGGTTAGLLGVDRGAPVQMSPGLLFAGPHPLTVQGRRMRVETRFHDRMVLVADPLLSPHDRSRYAQRVARFETYPAQRALPVKDVVVYDAFQGNGAGDSPRAIHEELVRRGEKLEHIWLVRDGRAEVPATARAVQYGSVESWELLARARYYVTNDNVPPHFERRAGQVVVQTWHGTPIKQIGHDFVHDYYTSPEILEGLAHDSAQWTLLASPGSYATPLLKRALGYDGEVIEAGSPRTDALVRPDADRVAEVRRRLGLPEGKKVVLYMPTWRENCEGWSGGYKLDLRIDLEQARRELGEDHVLLVRGHHHVGEQVREGVRDGFVIDVSRWPDATDLLLVADVLISDYSSALFDFSHTDRPILLFTYDLAHYKSTLRGFNFDLEAKAPGPLLADSASLIEAVKNADALGEEYAPARAAFREEFCDLDDGHATERVVDRMLAKGAEPAK, from the coding sequence ATGCCCCCGCGCCTGAGCATCGTCGTCCCCGTCTACAACGTCGAGCTCTACCTCGACGAGTGCCTGGAATCCATCGCCGCTCAGACCTTCGAGGACTTCGAGGCCGTCCTCGTCGACGACGGGTCCACGGACACCAGCGCCGTCATCGCCAAGGCCTTCGCGGCACGGGACAAGCGCTTCCGGGTCGTCATGCAGGAGAACGCCGGCCTCGGCGCCGCCCGCAACGCGGGCGCCCGCCACATCCACCCGGACAGCGAGTACCTGGCCTTCGTCGACAGCGACGACACCATGCCGGACTACGCCTACCAGCGGATGATCGAGGCCCTCGACGAGACGGGGTCGGACTTCGCCGGCGGCAACGTCAAGCGCTTCCGCTCCGTCGGCATGCAGCAGTCCTGGGGCCACCGGGCGGCTTTCGCGAAGACCCAGCTGAAGACCCACATCTCCAAGTTCCCGGCGCTGGTCACCGACCGCACCGCGTGGAACAAGGTCTACCGGCGCACCTTCTGGGACGAGCACGGCTTCCAGTACCCGGAGGGCATCCTCTACGAGGACGCCCCGGTCAGCATCCCCGCGCACTACTTCGCCTCCAGCGTCGACATCCTCAGCGACTGCGTCTACCACTGGCGCGTCCGCGAGACCGGCGAGCGCTCCATCACCCAGCGCTCCACCGACCCGGTCTCGCTCATCGACCGCGTGAAGTCCGTCCGCCTGGTCCGCGAGTCCCTCAAGGCCAAGCAGGGCGCCAAGTACGTCCGCTACCTCCGCGACTACGACTACAACGTGCTGAGCGAGGAGCTCCCGCTCATATACAAGTACGTCGGTGAAGGCGGCCCGGACTTCCGCGCCGCGTTCGTCAAGGAGGTCGGCGGCCTCGTCCGCGAGATCGGCACCGCCCCCTGGTCCGACCTGACCGTCGCCGACCGCCTGAAGGCCTTCCTGGCCAGCGAAGGCCGCGTCGAGGACTTCATCGCCCTCCAGAACCACCAGCGCGACTACCACTACAGCGTGCCGGTCAAGGGCATCGCCCGCCCGCAGGCGGACTACCCGTTCCTCCAGGGCCGTCCGCCGGTCCCCGCCAAGATCCTCACGCTCGGCCCGCGCGAGCGCCGCGTCGTCAGCCGCCTGGAGCAGGCGGCCTGGGCCGACGGCAAGCTGCTCCTGCGCGGCTACGCCCTGCCCGGCCACCTCGGTGCGGAGAGCCGCCTCGGCTCCCGCAAGATGCTGATCTTCCGCGAGGGGGGCAAGCGGCGCCGCTCCGTGGTCAGCGCCCGCACGGTCGCCTCCCCGATGGCCACCGTGAAGGCCCCGCACCTCGCGCTGCGGCACGCCGACTGGGCCGGCTTCACCGCCGTCGTCGACCCCTCGATCTTCCAGTCGGGCGGCAAGTGGCACGAGGGGATATGGACCACCTCCGTCGCCGTCACCGGAGCCGGCGGCCTGCACCGCGCCCGCCTCAGGGGCGGTGAGCACGACACCGGCCACAACCCGCCCGCGCACTGGGTGGCCCCCGACGTCCGCGTCCTCCCGACGGTCACCAGCTCTCTCACCATCCAGGTCGAGATCGTCCGCGCCCGCGCCCTGGACGTGCGGCCCGCCGGAGACGACGCCGTCGAGATCATCGGCGAGCTCGCGGCCGCGGTCGGCGCCGGCGCCACCCTGCGCGCCGTCCACGTCTCCACCGAGACCGCCCTCTCCTTCCCGCTGGAGACCGGTGCGCCGGTGTCCGGCCGCACCCCCTTCACCGCCCGCGTGCCGCTGGCCGGCCTGGCCGCCGTACCGGACGCCCCGTGCGAGCCCGGCGAGTGGACCCCGGAGCCCTGGAGCCTCTCCGTGATCGGCGCCGACGGCACCGAGCACCGCCTGGCGCACGACGAGCGCGGCGGCTTCGCCGGACTCGTCCTGCCCCTGCCCGGCGGGACCGCGGACCGCGCGCTCTTCGCCAAGCGCGGCACCACCGGACACCTGACCCTCTCCGTGCAGCCCTCGCCGCCGCTCATCGACGCCGTCGAGGCCAAGGACGGCACCGTGAGCCTGCGCGGCCGGTTCGTCGCGCCCGTGGACGAGCCGTACGAGTTCGTCCTGCACAACGCGCACGGCATGGAGTTCAGCTACCCCGTCACCCGCGACGGCGACACGTTCCGGACCACCTTCGAACCCGTGCTCCCCGAGGCGTACGCGGGCCGCACCACGCTGCCCGAGGGCCGCTGGTGGCCCACCCTGCGCCCGGCCGCCCAGGGCGGCACGACCGCGGGCCTGCTGGGCGTCGACCGCGGCGCCCCCGTGCAGATGAGCCCCGGCCTGCTCTTCGCCGGACCGCACCCCCTCACCGTGCAGGGCCGCCGGATGCGGGTCGAGACCCGCTTCCACGACCGCATGGTGCTGGTCGCCGACCCGCTGCTCAGCCCGCACGACCGCTCCCGGTACGCCCAGCGCGTCGCCCGCTTCGAGACCTACCCGGCGCAGCGCGCCCTGCCCGTCAAGGACGTCGTCGTCTACGACGCCTTCCAGGGCAACGGCGCCGGCGACTCGCCCCGCGCCATCCACGAGGAGCTGGTGCGCCGCGGCGAGAAGCTGGAGCACATCTGGCTGGTCCGCGACGGCCGCGCCGAGGTCCCGGCGACCGCCCGCGCCGTGCAGTACGGCAGTGTGGAGTCCTGGGAGCTGCTGGCCCGCGCCCGCTACTACGTGACCAACGACAACGTGCCGCCGCACTTCGAGCGCCGCGCCGGGCAGGTCGTCGTGCAGACCTGGCACGGCACGCCGATCAAGCAGATCGGCCACGACTTCGTGCACGACTACTACACGAGCCCGGAGATCCTGGAGGGCCTGGCGCACGACAGCGCCCAGTGGACCCTGCTCGCCTCCCCCGGCTCGTACGCGACGCCCCTCCTCAAGCGCGCCCTCGGCTACGACGGCGAGGTCATCGAGGCCGGCAGCCCGCGTACGGACGCACTGGTCCGGCCCGACGCCGACCGCGTCGCCGAGGTTCGGCGGCGTCTCGGCCTGCCCGAGGGCAAGAAGGTCGTCCTGTACATGCCCACCTGGCGGGAGAACTGCGAGGGCTGGTCCGGCGGCTACAAGCTCGACCTGCGGATCGACCTGGAGCAGGCCCGCCGCGAGCTCGGCGAGGACCACGTCCTGCTGGTCCGCGGCCACCACCACGTGGGGGAGCAGGTCCGCGAGGGCGTCCGCGACGGGTTCGTCATCGACGTGTCCCGCTGGCCCGACGCCACCGACCTGCTGCTGGTCGCCGACGTGCTGATCTCGGACTACTCCTCCGCGCTCTTCGACTTCTCGCACACCGACCGGCCGATCCTGCTCTTCACGTACGACCTGGCGCACTACAAGAGCACCCTGCGCGGCTTCAACTTCGACCTGGAGGCGAAGGCCCCCGGCCCGCTGCTGGCGGACTCGGCGAGCCTGATCGAGGCCGTGAAGAACGCGGACGCCCTCGGCGAGGAGTACGCGCCGGCGCGGGCGGCGTTCCGCGAGGAGTTCTGCGACCTGGACGACGGCCACGCCACCGAGCGCGTCGTCGACCGCATGCTCGCGAAGGGCGCCGAGCCCGCGAAGTAG
- a CDS encoding roadblock/LC7 domain-containing protein produces MSTVPPEAEAEILAELRRLRARVPQLTGALAASADGLVLAQDSAAAEGETVAALTAAALGVAQRLSDSTGQGGFRELLVRGEHGYVATYAAGEAAVLTLTAETRVNVGRLHLEARRSSLRIAELIDHTLGRRGPGSLPAPPLPPVPPAPPVLPV; encoded by the coding sequence ATGAGCACGGTGCCGCCCGAGGCGGAGGCCGAGATACTCGCCGAGCTGCGCAGGCTGCGGGCCCGCGTGCCCCAGCTCACCGGCGCCCTCGCCGCCAGCGCCGACGGCCTCGTGCTCGCCCAGGACAGCGCCGCCGCCGAGGGCGAGACCGTCGCGGCCCTGACCGCGGCCGCCCTCGGCGTCGCCCAGCGGCTGAGCGACAGCACCGGCCAGGGCGGATTCCGGGAGCTGCTGGTGCGCGGTGAGCACGGCTACGTGGCCACCTACGCGGCGGGCGAGGCGGCCGTCCTCACCCTGACCGCGGAGACGCGCGTCAACGTCGGGCGCCTCCACCTCGAGGCCCGGCGCTCCAGCCTGCGCATAGCCGAGCTCATCGACCACACGCTCGGGCGGCGGGGGCCCGGCTCCCTCCCCGCCCCGCCCCTGCCGCCCGTACCGCCCGCCCCACCCGTGCTGCCCGTCTGA
- a CDS encoding helix-turn-helix domain-containing protein: protein MGADHSQQCQSHTQHRTQDHGQKDSTPTLIGSVQRALRLLEAMNAEGGVTAKRLARLTGIPLPSVYHLLRTLSHEGYVLREGGSFRLSDDLPLAS, encoded by the coding sequence ATGGGCGCCGACCACAGCCAGCAGTGCCAGAGCCACACCCAGCACCGCACCCAGGACCACGGCCAGAAGGACAGCACACCCACCCTGATCGGTTCCGTCCAGCGCGCGCTGCGCCTCCTGGAAGCGATGAACGCCGAGGGCGGGGTGACCGCCAAGCGGCTCGCCCGGCTCACCGGGATCCCCCTGCCCAGCGTCTACCACCTGCTGCGCACCCTCAGCCACGAGGGCTACGTACTGCGCGAGGGCGGTTCGTTCCGGCTCTCGGACGATCTTCCGCTCGCTTCGTGA